A DNA window from Streptococcus parapneumoniae contains the following coding sequences:
- a CDS encoding S8 family serine peptidase, giving the protein MKKSTVLSLTTAAVILAAYAPNEVVLADTSNSEDALNISDKEEVVVDKETENKEKHEDIHNAIETSKDTEEKKTTIIEEKEVVSKESVIDNKTSNEEEKIKEDSNQSKEDKADSSASKDPESPKKEDKLVYIAEFKDKESGEKAIKELSNLKDTNVLYTYNTIFNGVSIETTPDNLDKIKLIEGISSVERSQKLQPMMNHARKEIGVEEAIDYLKAINAQFGKNFDGRGMVISNIDTGTDYRHKAMRIDDDAKDSMRFKKEDLKGTDKNFWLSDKIPHAFNYYNGGKITVEKADDGSDYFDPHGMHIAGILAGNDTEKDIKNFNGIDGIAPNAQIFSYKMYSDAGSGFAGDETMFHAIEDSIKHNVDVVSVSSGFTGTGLVGEKYWQAIRALRKAGIPMVVATGNYATSASSSSWDLVANNHLKMTDTGNVTRTAAHEDAIAVASAKNQTVEFDKVKIGGKSFKYRNIGAFFDKNKITTNEDGSKAPDKLKFVYIGKGQDQELIGLNLKGKIAVMDRIYTKDLKDAFKRATNKGARAIMVVNTVNYYNRDNWTELPAMGYEADEATKSQVFSISGDDGVKLWNMINPDKKTEVKRNNKEDFKDKLEQYYPIDMESFNSNKPNVGDEKEIDFKFAPDTDKELYKEDIIVPAGSTSWGPRVDLLLKPDVSAPGKNIKSTLNVINGKSTYGYMSGTSMATPIVAASTVLIRPKLKEMLERPVLKNLEGDDKIDLTSLTKIALQNTARPMMDATSWKEKSQYFASPRQQGAGLINVANALRNEVVATFKNKDSKGLVNSYGSISLKEIKGEEKYFTVKLHNTSDRPLTFKVSASAITTDSLTDRLKLDETYKDEKSPDGKQIVPEIHPEKIKGANITFEHDTFTIGANSSFDLNAVINVGEAKDKNKFVESFIHFESVEEMEALNSNGKKINFQPSLSMPLMGFAGNWNHEPILDKWAWEEGSKSKTMEGYDDDGKPKIPGTLNKGIGGEHGIDKFNPAAIIQNRKDKNITSLDQDPDLFAFNNQGIHAESTSGSNVARVYPLDSKGEPQSVSLERGLTPSPLVLRSAEEGLISIVNINKEGENQRDLKVISREHFIRGILNSKSNDAKGIKSSKLKVWGDLKWDGLIYNPRGREENAPESKDNQDPATRIRGQFEPIAEGQYFYKFKYRLTKDYPWQVSYIPVKIDNTAPRIISIDFSNPDKIKLIAKDTYHKVKDEYKHETLFARDQKEHPEKFEEVANEVWYAGAALVDKYGDVEKNLDVTYAGEGEGRNRKLDKDGNTIYEISGAGNLRGKIIEVIALDGASNFTKIHRIKFADKADKNGMISYYLVDPDKDASSYKKLGEISEDKLKNAQSPEASNNVEEKKETVEEKPIEGPSTLELDKEISTVRNFENKDLKKLIKKKYKEEEDFVNGGKRKVELDYQYDTKGNITAYVDGSALEYETEKLDDVKSKLGGVLSPSKDGHFEILGKVSNVSKNAKAYYGNGFKLIEIKASKYDPQTKTLTFDLFANTNDVVDGLSFTGDMNILVKDKGKTKAKTKIRMPEKNRETKTEYPYASSYGNVIELGEGDLSKNKPNNLTEMESGKIYSDSEKQQYLLKDNIILRKGYALKVTTYNPGKTDMLEGNGVYSNEDIAKIQKANPNLRVLSEKIIYADSRNVKDGRSTQSVLMSALDGFNIVRYQVFTFNMNDKGEAIDKDGNLVTDSSKLVLFGKDNKEYHGEEYSNVEAIKEDGSMLFIDTKPVNLSMDKNYFNPSKSNKIYVRNPEFYLRGKISDKGGFNWELRVNESVVDNYLIYGDLHIDNTRDFNVKLNVKDGDIMDWGMKDYKANGFPDKVTDMDGNVYLQTGYSNLNAKAVGVHYQFLYDNVKPEVNIDPKGNTSIEYADGKSVVFNINDKRDNGFNGEIQDKHIYVNGKEYKSFDDIKQLTDKTLNIKILVKDFARNTTVKEFILNKDTGEVRELKPHRVTVTIQNGKEMSSTIVSEEDFILPVYEGELEKGYQFDGWEIAGFEGKKDAGYVLNLSKDTFIKPVFKKIEEKKEEENKPTFDVSKKKNKVQVNHNQLDESHRKEDLQRENHSHKSDSTEGVKATVPVQVNHNQLDESHRKEDFQRENHSHKSDSTEGVTATVPVQVNYSQLDESQRSDLTKDVKATVPGRNDKNFENKTEVYPNEPENIANKDTNIDSKLTTNNLNKSPKTGTVSGVFTLFVAGILFTVGTFLGLKKKD; this is encoded by the coding sequence ATGAAAAAAAGTACAGTATTGTCATTAACCACAGCTGCAGTTATTTTAGCAGCCTATGCCCCTAATGAGGTAGTCTTAGCAGACACATCTAACTCTGAAGATGCTTTAAATATATCTGATAAAGAAGAAGTAGTAGTAGATAAGGAAACAGAAAATAAAGAGAAACATGAAGATATTCATAATGCTATAGAAACTTCAAAGGATACTGAAGAAAAGAAAACAACAATTATTGAGGAAAAAGAAGTTGTTAGTAAAGAATCTGTGATAGATAACAAAACTAGCAATGAAGAAGAAAAAATCAAAGAAGATTCCAATCAATCCAAAGAAGATAAAGCGGACTCGTCTGCAAGTAAAGACCCAGAAAGTCCCAAAAAAGAGGATAAACTTGTCTATATTGCTGAATTTAAAGATAAAGAATCTGGAGAAAAAGCAATCAAGGAATTATCCAATCTTAAGGATACAAACGTTTTATATACCTATAATACGATTTTTAATGGTGTTTCAATAGAAACAACTCCAGATAATCTGGATAAAATTAAACTAATAGAAGGTATTTCATCGGTTGAACGGTCACAAAAACTCCAACCCATGATGAATCATGCCCGAAAGGAAATTGGAGTTGAGGAGGCTATCGATTACCTAAAGGCCATTAATGCTCAATTTGGGAAAAACTTTGATGGTAGAGGTATGGTCATTTCAAATATCGATACCGGGACAGATTATAGGCATAAGGCCATGAGGATTGATGATGATGCCAAAGACTCAATGAGATTTAAAAAAGAAGACTTAAAAGGTACTGATAAAAATTTCTGGTTGAGTGATAAGATTCCTCATGCTTTCAATTATTATAATGGTGGTAAAATAACTGTAGAAAAAGCTGATGATGGAAGTGATTATTTTGATCCACATGGAATGCATATTGCAGGGATTCTTGCGGGAAATGATACTGAAAAAGACATCAAGAACTTTAATGGAATAGATGGAATTGCTCCTAATGCACAGATCTTCTCTTATAAAATGTACTCTGACGCAGGATCTGGGTTCGCAGGGGATGAAACAATGTTTCATGCTATTGAAGATTCCATCAAACACAACGTTGATGTTGTTTCTGTATCATCTGGTTTTACAGGAACAGGTCTTGTAGGTGAGAAATATTGGCAAGCTATTAGAGCATTAAGAAAAGCAGGCATTCCAATGGTTGTCGCTACGGGTAACTATGCGACTTCTGCTTCAAGTTCTTCTTGGGATTTAGTGGCAAATAATCATCTGAAAATGACCGACACTGGAAATGTAACGCGAACAGCAGCACATGAAGATGCGATAGCGGTTGCATCTGCTAAAAATCAAACAGTTGAATTTGATAAAGTTAAGATTGGAGGAAAAAGTTTTAAATACAGAAATATAGGAGCCTTTTTCGATAAGAATAAAATCACAACAAATGAAGATGGTTCAAAAGCTCCTGATAAATTGAAATTTGTATATATAGGCAAGGGCCAAGACCAAGAGTTGATAGGTTTGAATCTTAAGGGCAAAATTGCAGTAATGGATAGAATTTATACAAAGGATTTAAAAGATGCTTTTAAAAGAGCAACGAATAAGGGTGCACGCGCCATTATGGTTGTAAATACTGTCAATTACTACAATAGAGATAATTGGACAGAGCTTCCAGCTATGGGATATGAAGCGGATGAAGCTACTAAAAGTCAAGTGTTTTCAATTTCAGGAGATGATGGTGTAAAGCTATGGAACATGATTAATCCTGATAAAAAAACTGAAGTCAAAAGAAATAATAAAGAAGATTTTAAAGATAAGTTGGAGCAATACTATCCAATTGATATGGAAAGTTTTAATTCCAACAAACCGAATGTAGGTGACGAAAAAGAGATTGACTTTAAGTTTGCACCTGACACAGACAAAGAACTCTATAAAGAAGATATCATCGTTCCAGCAGGATCCACATCTTGGGGGCCAAGAGTAGATTTACTTTTAAAACCCGATGTTTCAGCACCTGGTAAAAACATTAAATCTACTCTCAATGTCATTAATGGGAAATCAACTTATGGCTATATGTCAGGAACTAGTATGGCAACTCCAATCGTAGCAGCTTCTACTGTTTTGATTAGACCGAAGTTAAAGGAAATGCTTGAAAGACCTGTATTGAAAAATCTTGAGGGAGATGACAAAATAGACCTTACAAGTCTTACAAAAATTGCTTTACAAAATACTGCGCGACCTATGATGGACGCAACGTCTTGGAAAGAAAAAAGCCAATACTTTGCATCACCTAGACAACAGGGAGCGGGGCTAATTAATGTTGCCAATGCTTTGAGAAATGAAGTTGTAGCGACTTTCAAAAACAAGGATTCTAAAGGTTTGGTAAACTCTTATGGTTCTATTTCTCTTAAAGAAATAAAAGGAGAAGAAAAATATTTTACAGTTAAGCTTCACAATACATCAGACAGACCTTTAACCTTTAAAGTTTCAGCATCAGCGATAACTACAGATTCTCTAACTGACAGATTAAAACTGGATGAAACATATAAAGATGAAAAATCTCCAGATGGGAAGCAAATTGTTCCAGAAATCCATCCAGAAAAAATCAAAGGAGCAAATATCACATTTGAGCATGATACTTTCACTATAGGCGCAAATTCTAGCTTTGATTTGAATGCGGTTATAAATGTTGGAGAGGCTAAAGACAAAAATAAATTTGTAGAATCATTTATTCATTTTGAGTCAGTGGAAGAAATGGAAGCTCTAAACTCTAACGGGAAGAAAATAAACTTCCAACCTTCTTTGTCGATGCCTCTAATGGGATTTGCTGGGAATTGGAACCACGAACCAATCCTTGATAAATGGGCTTGGGAAGAAGGATCAAAATCAAAAACAATGGAAGGTTATGATGATGATGGTAAACCGAAAATTCCTGGAACCTTGAACAAGGGTATTGGTGGAGAACATGGTATAGATAAATTTAATCCAGCAGCTATTATTCAAAACAGAAAAGATAAAAATATTACATCACTAGACCAAGACCCAGACTTATTTGCCTTTAACAACCAAGGTATTCATGCAGAATCCACTAGTGGATCTAATGTTGCTAGGGTATATCCACTTGACTCAAAGGGAGAACCACAAAGTGTTTCACTAGAAAGAGGATTAACACCTTCTCCACTTGTATTAAGAAGTGCAGAAGAAGGATTGATTTCAATAGTAAATATAAATAAAGAGGGAGAAAATCAAAGAGACTTAAAAGTCATTTCGAGAGAACACTTTATTAGAGGAATTTTAAATTCTAAAAGCAATGATGCAAAGGGAATCAAATCATCTAAACTAAAAGTTTGGGGTGACTTGAAGTGGGATGGGCTCATCTATAATCCTAGAGGTAGAGAAGAAAATGCACCAGAAAGTAAGGATAATCAAGATCCTGCTACTAGGATAAGAGGTCAATTTGAACCGATTGCGGAAGGTCAATATTTCTATAAATTCAAATATAGATTAACCAAGGATTATCCATGGCAGGTTTCTTATATACCAGTAAAAATTGATAATACAGCTCCAAGAATTATTTCAATTGATTTTTCTAATCCAGATAAAATTAAATTGATTGCAAAAGATACCTACCACAAGGTAAAGGATGAGTACAAACACGAAACCTTGTTTGCTAGAGACCAAAAAGAACATCCTGAGAAATTTGAAGAAGTAGCCAACGAAGTATGGTATGCAGGTGCAGCTCTTGTCGATAAGTATGGAGATGTTGAGAAAAATCTTGATGTAACTTACGCCGGAGAGGGTGAAGGAAGAAATAGAAAACTTGACAAAGACGGAAATACCATCTACGAAATTAGCGGAGCAGGAAATTTAAGAGGAAAAATCATCGAAGTAATCGCCCTAGATGGCGCAAGCAACTTTACCAAAATCCATAGAATTAAATTTGCTGATAAGGCTGACAAAAATGGAATGATTTCTTATTACCTAGTAGATCCTGACAAAGATGCTTCTTCTTACAAAAAACTAGGGGAAATTTCTGAAGATAAACTTAAAAATGCCCAAAGTCCAGAAGCCTCAAATAACGTAGAAGAAAAGAAAGAGACTGTTGAAGAAAAACCTATAGAGGGACCTTCAACTCTAGAGTTAGACAAAGAAATCTCTACTGTAAGAAACTTTGAAAATAAAGACCTAAAGAAACTAATTAAAAAGAAATATAAGGAAGAAGAAGACTTTGTAAATGGCGGAAAAAGAAAAGTAGAGCTTGATTATCAATATGATACTAAGGGAAATATAACTGCCTATGTGGATGGAAGTGCTCTAGAATATGAGACTGAGAAACTTGATGATGTTAAATCAAAGCTTGGTGGTGTATTAAGCCCATCAAAGGATGGACATTTTGAAATTCTTGGAAAAGTAAGTAATGTATCCAAAAATGCTAAGGCTTACTATGGCAATGGCTTCAAATTAATAGAAATTAAGGCAAGTAAATACGACCCACAAACTAAAACTCTAACCTTTGACTTATTTGCAAATACAAATGATGTAGTCGATGGTCTATCCTTTACGGGTGATATGAATATCCTTGTAAAAGATAAGGGTAAAACAAAAGCTAAAACTAAAATTAGAATGCCTGAAAAAAATAGGGAAACTAAAACAGAATATCCCTATGCATCAAGTTATGGGAATGTAATAGAATTAGGAGAAGGTGATCTTTCAAAAAACAAACCAAACAATTTAACTGAAATGGAATCTGGTAAAATCTATTCTGATTCAGAAAAACAACAATATCTATTAAAGGATAATATCATTCTGAGAAAAGGCTATGCACTAAAAGTGACTACCTATAATCCTGGAAAAACGGATATGTTAGAAGGAAATGGAGTCTATAGCAATGAAGATATAGCAAAAATACAAAAGGCCAATCCTAATCTAAGAGTCCTTTCAGAAAAAATAATTTATGCTGATAGTAGAAATGTTAAAGATGGAAGAAGCACTCAATCAGTATTAATGTCGGCTTTGGATGGCTTTAACATTGTAAGATATCAAGTGTTTACCTTTAACATGAATGATAAAGGGGAGGCAATCGATAAAGATGGAAATCTTGTGACAGATTCCTCTAAACTTGTATTATTTGGTAAAGATAATAAAGAGTATCATGGGGAGGAATATTCTAATGTAGAAGCTATAAAAGAAGATGGCTCCATGTTATTTATTGATACCAAACCAGTAAACCTTTCAATGGATAAGAACTACTTTAATCCATCTAAATCTAATAAAATTTATGTACGAAATCCAGAATTTTATTTAAGAGGTAAGATTTCTGATAAGGGTGGTTTTAACTGGGAATTGAGAGTTAATGAATCGGTTGTAGATAATTATTTAATCTACGGAGATTTACACATTGATAACACTAGAGATTTTAACGTTAAGCTTAATGTTAAAGACGGTGACATCATGGACTGGGGGATGAAAGATTATAAAGCAAACGGATTTCCAGATAAGGTAACAGATATGGATGGAAATGTTTATCTTCAAACTGGCTATAGCAATTTGAATGCGAAAGCGGTTGGAGTACACTATCAATTTTTATATGATAATGTTAAACCAGAAGTAAACATTGATCCCAAGGGAAATACAAGTATCGAATATGCTGATGGAAAATCTGTAGTCTTTAACATCAATGATAAAAGAGATAATGGATTCAATGGTGAGATTCAAGACAAACATATTTATGTAAATGGAAAAGAATATAAATCATTTGATGATATTAAACAACTAACAGATAAGACACTAAATATTAAGATTCTTGTAAAAGATTTCGCAAGAAATACAACCGTAAAAGAATTCATTTTAAACAAAGATACGGGAGAGGTAAGAGAACTAAAACCTCATAGGGTAACTGTGACCATTCAAAATGGAAAAGAAATGAGTTCAACGATAGTGTCGGAAGAAGATTTCATTTTACCTGTCTATGAGGGTGAATTAGAAAAAGGCTATCAATTTGATGGTTGGGAAATTGCTGGTTTCGAAGGGAAAAAAGATGCTGGCTATGTTCTTAATTTATCAAAAGATACCTTTATAAAACCTGTATTCAAGAAAATAGAGGAGAAAAAGGAGGAAGAAAATAAACCTACTTTTGATGTATCCAAAAAGAAAAATAAGGTGCAAGTAAATCATAATCAATTAGATGAAAGTCACAGAAAAGAGGATTTACAAAGGGAAAATCATTCCCATAAATCTGATTCAACTGAAGGTGTCAAAGCTACAGTTCCTGTACAAGTAAATCATAATCAATTAGATGAAAGTCACAGAAAAGAGGATTTCCAAAGAGAAAATCATTCACACAAATCTGATTCAACTGAGGGTGTCACAGCTACAGTTCCTGTACAAGTAAATTATAGTCAATTAGATGAAAGTCAAAGATCTGATTTAACTAAGGATGTCAAAGCTACAGTTCCTGGTAGAAATGATAAAAACTTTGAAAATAAGACTGAAGTTTATCCTAATGAACCAGAGAACATAGCCAATAAAGACACCAATATCGATAGCAAATTAACTACTAACAATCTTAATAAGTCACCAAAAACCGGAACAGTTAGCGGAGTCTTTACATTATTCGTTGCTGGAATACTGTTTACCGTAGGCACATTTCTTGGATTAAAGAAAAAAGATTAA
- a CDS encoding ABC-2 family transporter protein, whose translation MKKYQRMHLIFIRQYIKQIMEYKVDFVVGVLGVFLTQGLNLLFLNVIFQHIPSLEGWTFQEIAFIYGFSLIPKGLDHLFFDNLWALGQRLVRKGEFDKYLTRPINPLFHILVETFQIDALGELLVGGILLGTTVTSIDWTLPKFLIFLVCIPFATLIYTSLKIATASIAFWTKQSGAMIYIFYMFNDFAKYPISIYNSLLRWLISFIVPFAFTAYYPASYFLQDKDVIFNIGGLMLISLAFFVISLKLWDRGLDSYESAGS comes from the coding sequence ATGAAAAAATATCAACGCATGCATCTGATTTTTATCAGACAATACATCAAACAAATTATGGAATACAAGGTGGATTTTGTGGTTGGTGTGCTGGGAGTTTTCTTGACTCAAGGCTTGAATCTCTTGTTTCTCAATGTCATCTTTCAACACATCCCATCCCTAGAAGGTTGGACCTTTCAAGAAATTGCCTTTATCTATGGTTTTTCCTTGATTCCAAAGGGACTGGACCATCTCTTTTTTGACAATCTATGGGCACTGGGACAGCGCTTGGTGCGAAAAGGAGAGTTTGACAAGTATCTGACTCGTCCTATCAATCCTCTCTTCCATATTTTAGTTGAGACCTTTCAGATTGATGCCTTGGGCGAACTTTTGGTCGGTGGTATCCTACTGGGAACAACAGTGACTAGCATTGATTGGACTCTTCCAAAATTCCTGATTTTCCTAGTCTGCATTCCTTTTGCGACTTTGATTTATACTTCTCTTAAAATCGCGACAGCTAGTATCGCTTTTTGGACCAAACAGTCAGGCGCCATGATTTACATCTTCTATATGTTCAATGATTTTGCCAAGTATCCCATTTCTATTTACAATTCTCTTCTTCGGTGGTTAATCAGTTTTATTGTACCTTTTGCCTTTACGGCCTACTATCCTGCCAGCTATTTCTTGCAGGACAAGGATGTAATCTTTAACATCGGAGGTTTGATGTTGATTTCCCTCGCTTTCTTTGTCATTTCCCTTAAACTCTGGGACAGGGGCTTGGATTCTTATGAAAGTGCTGGGTCCTAA
- a CDS encoding ABC transporter permease yields the protein MVKLWRRYKPFINAGVQELITYRVNFILYRIGDVMGAFVAFYLWKAVFDSSQESLIQGFSMADITLYIIMSFVTNLLTRSDSSFMIGEEVKDGSIIMRLLRPVHFAASYLFTELGSKWLIFISVGLPFLSVIVLMKIISGQGIVEVLGLTVLYLFSLTLAYLINFFFNICFGFSAFVFKNLWGSNLLKTSIVAFMSGSLIPLAFFPKVVADILSFLPFSSLIYTPVMIIVGKYDANQMLQALLLQFFWLLVMVGLSQLIWKRVQSFITIQGG from the coding sequence ATGGTCAAATTGTGGAGACGTTATAAACCCTTTATCAATGCAGGTGTTCAGGAATTGATCACCTATCGAGTCAACTTTATTCTTTATCGGATTGGGGATGTCATGGGGGCTTTTGTGGCCTTTTATCTCTGGAAGGCAGTCTTTGATTCCTCCCAGGAGTCTTTGATTCAGGGCTTTAGTATGGCAGATATCACCCTCTACATCATCATGAGTTTTGTGACAAATCTTCTGACTAGGTCAGATTCGTCCTTTATGATCGGGGAGGAGGTCAAGGATGGTTCCATTATCATGCGATTGTTGAGACCAGTGCATTTTGCGGCCTCTTACCTTTTCACCGAGCTTGGATCCAAGTGGTTGATTTTTATCAGCGTTGGCCTTCCATTTTTAAGTGTCATTGTTTTAATGAAAATCATATCTGGTCAAGGCATTGTAGAGGTGTTGGGTTTAACTGTCCTTTATCTCTTTAGCTTAACGCTAGCTTACCTAATCAACTTTTTCTTTAATATCTGCTTTGGATTTTCTGCCTTTGTGTTTAAAAATCTATGGGGTTCCAATCTACTTAAGACTTCCATAGTGGCTTTTATGTCTGGAAGTTTGATTCCCTTGGCTTTCTTTCCAAAGGTTGTTGCAGATATTCTGTCCTTCTTGCCTTTCTCATCTTTGATCTACACTCCGGTCATGATCATTGTTGGGAAATACGATGCTAATCAGATGCTTCAGGCACTCCTTTTGCAGTTCTTCTGGCTCTTAGTGATGGTGGGCTTGTCTCAGTTGATTTGGAAACGAGTCCAGTCATTCATTACCATTCAGGGAGGTTAG
- a CDS encoding ABC transporter ATP-binding protein: MAMIEVEHLQKNFVKTVKEPGLKGALRSFIHPEKQTFEAVKDLTFEVPKGQILGFIGANGAGKSTTIKMLTGILKPTSGFCRINGKIPQDNRQDYVKDIGVVFGQRTQLWWDLALQETYTVLKEIYDVPDSLFHKRMDFLNEVLDLKDFIKDPVRTLSLGQRMRADIAASLLHNPKVLFLDEPTIGLDVSVKDNIRRAITQINQEEETTILLTTHDLSDIEQLCDRIFMIDKGQEIFDGTVSQLKETFGKMKTLSFELLPGQSHLVSHYEGLPDMIIDRQGNSLNIEFDSSRYQSADIIKQTLSDFEIRDLKMVDTDIEDIIRRFYRKEL, encoded by the coding sequence ATGGCAATGATAGAAGTGGAACATCTTCAGAAAAATTTTGTGAAGACTGTTAAGGAACCGGGCTTGAAGGGGGCTTTGCGCTCCTTTATTCATCCTGAAAAGCAGACCTTTGAAGCGGTCAAGGATTTGACCTTTGAGGTTCCCAAGGGGCAGATTTTAGGATTCATCGGGGCAAATGGTGCTGGGAAGTCGACAACCATTAAAATGCTGACTGGGATTTTGAAACCGACATCTGGTTTTTGTCGGATTAACGGCAAGATTCCCCAGGATAATCGCCAAGATTATGTCAAGGATATTGGTGTAGTCTTTGGACAACGCACCCAGCTATGGTGGGATTTGGCTCTGCAAGAGACCTACACGGTCTTAAAAGAGATTTATGATGTGCCAGACTCGCTCTTTCATAAGCGCATGGACTTTTTGAATGAAGTCTTGGATTTGAAGGACTTTATCAAGGATCCCGTGCGGACTCTTTCACTGGGTCAACGGATGCGTGCAGACATCGCAGCTTCCTTGCTTCACAATCCCAAGGTACTCTTTTTAGATGAGCCGACCATTGGTTTGGACGTTTCGGTCAAGGATAACATTCGTCGGGCTATTACTCAGATCAATCAGGAGGAAGAAACCACCATTCTCTTGACCACTCACGACCTGAGCGACATTGAGCAACTCTGTGATCGGATTTTCATGATTGATAAGGGCCAAGAGATTTTTGATGGGACGGTTAGCCAGCTCAAGGAAACCTTTGGCAAGATGAAGACGCTCTCCTTTGAACTGCTACCAGGTCAAAGTCATCTCGTCTCTCACTATGAAGGCCTGCCTGATATGATTATTGATAGACAGGGGAATAGCCTCAACATTGAATTCGATAGTTCTCGCTACCAATCAGCTGATATTATTAAGCAAACCCTGTCTGATTTTGAAATCCGCGATTTGAAGATGGTGGATACGGATATCGAGGACATTATCCGTCGCTTCTACCGAAAGGAGCTCTAA
- a CDS encoding type II toxin-antitoxin system RelB/DinJ family antitoxin, protein MSRLTRDRVYNFRVNTQLFEEAKTILESQNISLSDALNLFVEQIVLEKGLPIKTADQLKAEIFLGELKAELDKGYQDIIKGRLYDADEVFSKYGL, encoded by the coding sequence ATGTCAAGACTTACACGAGACCGAGTTTATAACTTCCGCGTCAATACTCAACTATTTGAAGAAGCAAAAACCATCCTAGAAAGCCAAAACATCAGCCTTTCAGATGCCCTCAACCTCTTTGTAGAACAAATCGTCCTTGAAAAAGGTCTCCCAATTAAAACAGCCGACCAACTCAAAGCAGAAATCTTCCTAGGCGAACTCAAGGCAGAACTAGATAAAGGCTACCAAGACATCATCAAGGGGCGTCTCTACGACGCAGACGAGGTCTTTTCAAAGTATGGACTATAA